The following are encoded together in the Serratia sp. UGAL515B_01 genome:
- the glgX gene encoding glycogen debranching protein GlgX, translating to MTLLMPGIAAPLGAYYDGSGVNFTLFSAHATQVELCLFDEQYRETRIPLPARSGNIWHGYLPGGKPGQRYGFRVHGPFEPQHGHRFNANKLLLDPAARAVEGPVADHLYLHGGYDHPEPHDSAMLMPKCVVIDERYDWEDDRPPATPWSKTVIYEAHVRGLTLLHPEIPAALRGSFAALGHPVMIAYFKRLGITALELLPVQQHTTEPRLQRLGLINYWGYNVLAPFAPDNRYSSLATDMTPLREFRDAVKALHKAGIEVILDVVFNHSAELDADGPTLSFRGIDNASYYWLTPEGHYDNATGCGNTLRLDQPAGVAWVMDCLRFWVEECHVDGFRFDLGTVLGRTPAFDRDAPLFQAMLADDTLGRCKLIAEPWDIGPGGYQVGAFPGRFAEWNDHFRDDIRRFWLQNDLSLGQFAHRFAASSEIFNQRGRAPHTSINMLTAHDGFTLQDVVSFNQKHNQSNGEGNRDGTDRNFSCNHGVEGPIADDAVLQRRKASQRALLATLLLSQGTPMLLAGDEHGHSQQGNNNAYCQDNETTWLNWAKADDSLTAYTAALIRLRQQIPALQGDRWWQEGDGSVQWLNVYGQPLSAQEWEQGERYLQVRLSQCWLLVINATPCAVEMTLPEGEWRVVAPFTQDDSRATLTAWCQAAHSVCVLAKKN from the coding sequence ATGACGCTGTTGATGCCTGGTATCGCTGCGCCTTTAGGGGCTTACTACGACGGTAGTGGCGTCAATTTCACGCTGTTTTCTGCGCATGCTACACAGGTAGAACTCTGTCTGTTCGACGAACAATATCGAGAAACACGCATACCTCTACCTGCTCGCAGTGGGAACATCTGGCATGGTTATTTGCCAGGCGGAAAACCGGGGCAACGTTATGGTTTTCGGGTGCATGGGCCGTTCGAACCCCAGCATGGGCACCGTTTTAACGCCAATAAACTGCTTCTTGACCCGGCAGCGCGTGCGGTAGAAGGCCCGGTAGCCGACCATCTGTATTTGCATGGGGGGTACGATCATCCGGAACCTCATGATAGTGCGATGTTAATGCCAAAGTGCGTGGTGATCGATGAACGGTACGATTGGGAAGATGATCGCCCGCCAGCAACGCCTTGGAGCAAGACGGTTATCTACGAGGCTCATGTTCGGGGCCTAACGTTGCTGCACCCGGAGATCCCTGCGGCATTGCGCGGTAGTTTTGCTGCGTTGGGCCACCCAGTGATGATTGCCTATTTCAAACGGTTGGGGATTACGGCGCTGGAACTATTGCCCGTTCAACAGCACACCACTGAACCGCGTTTACAGCGCCTGGGGCTAATCAATTATTGGGGATACAACGTGCTGGCGCCTTTTGCGCCGGATAATCGTTATAGCAGTTTGGCTACCGATATGACGCCGTTGCGTGAATTCCGCGATGCGGTAAAAGCTTTGCACAAAGCGGGGATTGAAGTGATTCTCGATGTTGTGTTCAACCATAGCGCAGAACTGGATGCTGATGGACCAACGTTGTCGTTTCGTGGCATTGATAACGCAAGTTACTACTGGCTAACGCCTGAGGGTCATTACGATAACGCCACCGGCTGCGGTAATACGTTGCGGTTAGATCAGCCAGCAGGCGTTGCGTGGGTAATGGATTGTCTGCGTTTTTGGGTAGAAGAGTGCCATGTCGACGGTTTCCGCTTCGATCTTGGCACAGTATTAGGCCGAACACCGGCATTTGACCGCGATGCTCCGCTGTTTCAAGCGATGCTCGCGGACGATACGCTTGGGCGCTGTAAACTGATTGCCGAACCTTGGGACATTGGTCCTGGGGGATATCAGGTCGGCGCATTTCCTGGTCGTTTTGCCGAGTGGAATGATCATTTCCGTGATGATATTCGTCGTTTCTGGCTGCAGAACGATTTGTCACTTGGTCAATTTGCCCATCGTTTTGCTGCCTCCAGCGAGATATTTAACCAACGTGGGCGTGCGCCCCATACCAGCATTAACATGTTGACTGCCCACGATGGATTTACTTTGCAGGATGTGGTGAGTTTCAACCAGAAGCATAATCAGTCTAACGGCGAAGGAAACCGTGATGGTACTGACCGTAACTTTAGCTGTAACCACGGCGTCGAAGGCCCGATTGCCGACGATGCCGTTTTGCAACGCCGCAAGGCCAGTCAGCGTGCGCTTCTTGCCACGTTATTGCTGTCCCAAGGAACGCCGATGCTGTTGGCCGGTGACGAGCATGGGCATAGCCAGCAAGGCAACAACAATGCTTACTGTCAAGATAACGAAACCACCTGGCTCAACTGGGCCAAGGCGGATGATTCCCTCACAGCATACACCGCCGCATTGATCCGCCTGCGCCAGCAAATACCCGCATTACAAGGAGATCGCTGGTGGCAGGAAGGAGATGGCAGTGTGCAGTGGTTGAACGTGTATGGGCAACCACTCAGTGCACAGGAGTGGGAACAGGGAGAGCGGTATTTACAGGTCCGTCTGTCGCAATGTTGGTTGCTGGTGATCAATGCGACCCCCTGCGCTGTCGAGATGACATTACCTGAGGGGGAGTGGCGGGTTGTTGCCCCCTTTACTCAGGACGATTCGCGGGCGACTTTAACCGCCTGGTGCCAGGCTGCGCATTCTGTTTGCGTGCTGGCAAAGAAAAATTAA
- the glgC gene encoding glucose-1-phosphate adenylyltransferase gives MVRFENKDPLMLARQLPNKSVALILAGGRGSRLKDLTSTRAKPAVHFGGKFRIIDFAMSNCLNSGIRRMGVITQYHSHTLVQHIQRGWSFLNEEMNEFVDLLPAQQRLSTEHWYKGTADAVYQNLDIIRRYEAEYVVILAGDHIYKMDYSRMLFDHVEKGAQCTVACIPVPRKEASEFGVMKVDDNDLILEFLEKPMDPPAMPGNPQMSLASMGIYIFNASYLYKLLEEDMSNPDSSHDFGKDLIPKITAQKAAWAHPFTLSCVTSNPELPPYWRDVGTLEAYWRANLDLASVTPELDMYDRAWPIRTYMEPLPPAKFVQDRSGSHGMTMNSLVAGGCIVSGSVVVHSVLFSRVRVNSFCTIDSSVLLPDVNIGRSCRLRRCIIDRACHIPEGMVIGENADEDSRRFYRSAEGIVLVTREMLSKL, from the coding sequence ATGGTTAGGTTTGAAAATAAAGACCCCCTGATGTTGGCGCGCCAACTGCCGAATAAATCCGTCGCCCTGATTCTGGCTGGTGGTCGTGGCTCGCGTTTGAAAGATTTAACCTCTACCCGGGCGAAGCCTGCGGTACATTTTGGTGGTAAGTTCCGCATTATTGACTTTGCTATGTCAAATTGCCTGAATTCAGGTATCCGCCGTATGGGCGTGATTACCCAATACCATTCGCATACCTTGGTGCAACATATACAGCGCGGTTGGTCTTTCCTTAACGAGGAAATGAACGAGTTTGTCGATCTGCTGCCAGCTCAACAGCGGCTCAGTACAGAGCATTGGTACAAAGGGACTGCGGATGCCGTTTATCAGAACCTTGATATTATCCGCCGCTATGAGGCGGAGTACGTTGTGATCCTGGCTGGCGATCATATCTACAAAATGGATTATTCGCGCATGTTGTTCGACCACGTGGAAAAAGGGGCGCAATGTACAGTGGCCTGTATTCCCGTGCCACGTAAAGAGGCCAGCGAATTTGGTGTCATGAAGGTGGACGATAACGATCTTATCCTCGAGTTCCTTGAGAAGCCGATGGACCCACCTGCAATGCCGGGTAATCCACAAATGTCGCTTGCCAGCATGGGGATCTATATTTTTAACGCCAGTTATCTTTACAAACTGCTGGAAGAGGATATGTCCAATCCAGACTCCAGTCATGACTTTGGTAAAGATCTGATCCCAAAAATCACGGCGCAAAAGGCTGCGTGGGCACACCCGTTCACATTGTCCTGTGTCACCTCCAATCCTGAATTGCCACCCTATTGGCGGGATGTGGGCACGCTTGAGGCATACTGGCGTGCTAATCTCGATCTGGCTTCGGTTACGCCAGAGCTGGATATGTATGATCGCGCATGGCCTATCCGAACCTATATGGAACCCCTGCCACCCGCCAAATTTGTACAGGATCGATCCGGTAGCCATGGTATGACCATGAACTCATTGGTGGCGGGAGGGTGTATCGTCTCGGGTTCGGTTGTGGTTCATTCGGTCTTATTCTCGCGTGTCAGAGTTAACTCATTCTGTACTATCGATTCTTCAGTCTTACTGCCGGATGTGAACATTGGTCGCTCCTGCCGTTTGCGTCGCTGCATCATTGACCGAGCCTGCCATATTCCTGAAGGGATGGTGATTGGCGAAAATGCGGATGAAGACAGCAGACGTTTTTATCGCTCGGCAGAGGGGATCGTACTCGTCACGCGTGAAATGTTGTCAAAGCTGTAG